A single genomic interval of Musa acuminata AAA Group cultivar baxijiao chromosome BXJ3-4, Cavendish_Baxijiao_AAA, whole genome shotgun sequence harbors:
- the LOC135636621 gene encoding uncharacterized protein LOC135636621, whose amino-acid sequence MAAPTIASACLSSLSPLSPRFSNGRPSRILAMAPKQKVNRYDDNWKKQWYGAGLFAEGSEELSVDVVKKLETRKVLSGVEKSGLLSKAEELGITLSSIERLGFLSKAEELGLLSLLERAAGFSPSALASVSLPLLVAAVAAIVLIPDDSAALVAAQAFLSAALGVVAAGLFVGSLVLGGLQESD is encoded by the exons ATGGCGGCGCCGACGATCGCCTCCGCTTGCTTGTCTTCTCTCTCCCCTTTATCTCCCCGCTTCTCCAATGGAAGACCCTCGCGAATCCTCGCCATGGCGCCCAAACAGAAG GTCAACCGATACGACGACAACTGGAAGAAGCAATGGTACGGAGCGGGTCTCTTCGCGGAGGGAAGCGAGGAGTTGTCCGTCGACGTCGTGAAGAAGCTGGAGACGCGCAAGGTGCTATCCGGCGTGGAGAAATCCGGGCTGCTCTCCAAGGCGGAGGAGCTCGGCATCACGCTCTCCTCCATCGAGAGGCTGGGCTTCCTGTCCAAGGCGGAGGAGCTCGGCCTTCTCAGCCTCCTGGAGCGCGCCGCTGGGTTCtccccctctgctctcgcctccgTCTCCCTCCCTCTCCTCGTCGCCGCCGTCGCCGCCATCGTCCTCATCCCGGACGACTCCGCCGCGCTAGTAGCCGCGCAGGCCTTTCTTTCCGCAGCTCTCGGCGTCGTTGCCGCTGGTCTCTTCGTCGGCTCCCTCGTCCTGGGCGGGTTGCAGGAATCGGACTGA